In one Legionella clemsonensis genomic region, the following are encoded:
- a CDS encoding DUF5993 family protein, giving the protein MSLLFIFYFIVGVQIVFKPNRFIKLQFLFCLFLTMLLFNFHSHLVRI; this is encoded by the coding sequence ATGAGTTTATTATTTATTTTTTATTTTATAGTAGGCGTACAAATTGTATTTAAGCCTAACCGTTTCATAAAACTTCAATTTTTATTTTGCCTGTTTTTAACGATGTTGCTATTTAACTTTCATAGTCATCTCGTGAGAATATAA
- the radC gene encoding RadC family protein, whose product MTQSPVLPPPFRVREKLLAQGAENLSDAELLAVFISSGSRKKSCMQLALDLIKQLGDLRAILNAEPQAFNQVVGLGMVRYLQLQAAREICRRSDFISLQKEKPLTNSQQTYTYLKPQLRDRKNETFVALFLDSQHRVLAYEELFSGTINAANVYPRPIIDKIFKLNAAAVILAHNHPSGIAEASPADLAVTTRLNHALELIDVRLLDHLIIGDNEVYSIMSNSKWVCN is encoded by the coding sequence ATGACGCAATCACCAGTCTTGCCACCGCCATTTCGCGTGCGTGAAAAATTATTGGCTCAAGGTGCAGAAAATCTTTCAGATGCCGAACTATTAGCCGTTTTTATCAGTTCGGGAAGCCGAAAAAAATCCTGCATGCAGCTTGCACTGGATTTAATTAAACAACTGGGTGATTTACGCGCCATTTTAAATGCCGAGCCACAAGCGTTTAACCAAGTAGTCGGACTTGGTATGGTACGTTATTTACAGCTACAAGCGGCAAGGGAAATTTGCCGTCGTAGTGACTTTATCAGCTTACAAAAAGAGAAACCACTAACCAATTCACAACAAACGTACACTTATCTGAAACCGCAACTCAGAGACCGGAAAAATGAAACGTTTGTTGCTTTATTTCTCGATAGTCAGCATCGCGTTTTAGCGTATGAAGAATTATTTAGCGGGACAATCAACGCAGCCAATGTTTATCCACGACCAATCATTGATAAAATATTTAAACTCAATGCAGCAGCCGTTATTCTAGCTCACAATCATCCCTCCGGAATTGCCGAAGCCAGTCCTGCTGATTTAGCCGTGACTACACGCTTAAATCATGCCCTGGAGCTAATTGATGTTCGTTTGCTTGATCATTTAATTATTGGGGACAATGAAGTGTATTCAATTATGAGTAACAGTAAATGGGTCTGTAATTAA
- the queF gene encoding NADPH-dependent 7-cyano-7-deazaguanine reductase QueF (Catalyzes the NADPH-dependent reduction of 7-cyano-7-deazaguanine (preQ0) to 7-aminomethyl-7-deazaguanine (preQ1) in queuosine biosynthesis) has translation MNDAVFKKYSSVSELELGKKSDYDATYNPNRLYPIPRVGKRQEIGIDPFKLPFFGFDCWNHYEVSWLNEKGKPMIGIGEIFYDCNSPKLIESKSLKLYFNSFNNTKIKNIEHLENTIKKDLEERIEAPVFVTIYPLEQAKQFAVTQTLAGESIDNLDIECSVYEVEPSFLTVENVMVEEVLYSDLLKSNCLVTHQPDWGSVQIAYKGRKINREGLLKYLVSFRNHNEFHEQCIERIFVDIMSLCKPEILTVYGRYTRRGGLDINPYRSTGSVVFDKQNLRLIRQ, from the coding sequence ATGAATGATGCTGTATTTAAAAAATACTCTTCCGTTAGTGAATTAGAACTGGGTAAAAAATCAGACTATGATGCAACCTATAATCCCAATCGACTTTATCCGATTCCAAGAGTAGGCAAGCGCCAAGAAATTGGAATTGATCCATTCAAGCTGCCCTTTTTTGGATTTGACTGCTGGAATCATTATGAAGTCTCATGGCTTAACGAGAAAGGAAAACCCATGATTGGGATTGGTGAAATTTTTTATGACTGTAATTCTCCCAAACTCATTGAATCCAAATCATTAAAACTTTATTTTAATTCCTTCAATAATACTAAGATAAAAAACATCGAACATTTGGAAAATACCATCAAAAAAGATCTGGAGGAGCGTATTGAAGCACCTGTTTTCGTGACCATTTATCCTCTGGAACAAGCCAAACAATTTGCTGTAACACAAACACTTGCAGGCGAGTCTATTGACAATCTTGACATCGAATGTTCTGTTTATGAGGTAGAACCCTCGTTTCTTACTGTTGAAAACGTCATGGTAGAAGAAGTTTTATATTCTGACCTCCTGAAGTCAAATTGTTTGGTTACCCATCAACCTGATTGGGGAAGCGTGCAAATTGCTTATAAAGGAAGAAAAATCAATCGAGAAGGTTTATTAAAATACCTTGTTTCCTTCAGGAATCATAATGAATTTCATGAGCAATGTATCGAGCGCATTTTTGTGGATATCATGAGCCTTTGCAAGCCTGAGATATTAACCGTATATGGTCGTTACACACGACGTGGAGGGCTGGATATTAATCCCTATCGCTCAACAGGGAGCGTTGTGTTTGATAAACAAAATCTGCGATTAATTCGGCAGTAA
- a CDS encoding GNAT family N-acetyltransferase — protein sequence MINTQIYHYNELSKAMLYEILALRSEVFIVEQQCFYQDLDYKDQDAAHLLMIEEGKLIAYARILSYDNRGMSFGRLVTATSHRGRGLGRQLMDTILSYLKTHYPFQPIIITAQNYLRPFYETYGFIAEGEPFDLDGIPHICMVKDYEGRG from the coding sequence ATGATTAATACCCAAATTTATCACTACAATGAATTGAGCAAAGCAATGCTTTATGAAATTTTAGCCTTGCGAAGCGAAGTTTTTATTGTAGAACAGCAATGTTTCTATCAAGATCTCGATTATAAAGATCAGGATGCCGCTCATTTATTAATGATTGAAGAGGGCAAATTGATTGCTTATGCTCGCATTCTTTCCTATGACAATAGAGGAATGAGTTTTGGTCGCCTGGTGACTGCTACCTCTCACCGCGGCCGAGGTCTGGGCAGGCAATTGATGGACACCATTTTAAGTTATTTAAAGACCCATTATCCTTTCCAACCAATTATTATCACTGCTCAAAATTACCTGCGCCCTTTCTACGAAACCTATGGTTTTATAGCAGAAGGAGAACCTTTTGACTTGGATGGAATACCACATATTTGCATGGTAAAAGACTATGAAGGCAGAGGTTGA
- a CDS encoding R-SNARE family protein has translation MKCYALGTRFGDTSFDWLISVNSSFFGSGFFERQIKQSIEKHKDEIASYCSMMNPNETFGTKKEGFYLYITRLVHDYCVIVVDSELSEQQMRWLCFYLLKKKIEKNTVAANIEEFTQDYKITQIKSELHETTEIMKQNIEKLHLREEGLKKLVEKTEELETLTFHFNKKAKALNSCWPSCVLI, from the coding sequence ATGAAATGTTATGCATTAGGAACTCGTTTTGGCGATACCTCCTTCGATTGGCTAATTTCTGTCAATAGTAGTTTTTTTGGTAGTGGCTTTTTTGAGAGACAAATTAAACAGTCTATTGAAAAACACAAAGATGAAATTGCTTCTTACTGTTCAATGATGAACCCTAATGAAACTTTTGGAACCAAAAAAGAGGGCTTTTACCTTTACATAACCCGTTTAGTGCATGACTACTGTGTCATTGTAGTTGATAGCGAACTTTCGGAACAACAAATGAGATGGCTTTGTTTTTATTTACTGAAAAAGAAAATAGAGAAAAATACCGTTGCCGCCAACATAGAAGAATTCACCCAAGACTATAAGATTACCCAAATAAAAAGCGAACTCCATGAAACAACGGAAATTATGAAACAAAATATAGAAAAATTACACTTAAGAGAAGAGGGACTTAAGAAGTTAGTGGAGAAAACCGAAGAACTTGAAACACTTACCTTTCATTTTAATAAGAAAGCCAAAGCATTAAACAGCTGTTGGCCAAGTTGTGTGTTAATTTGA
- a CDS encoding disulfide bond formation protein B, whose protein sequence is MTQNKLHQFANILGLILTCIVLSFAFYQQLVDHTLPCPLCLLQRVCFIGVGLCLCMNLMNGIRISYYGLMGLSSLLGLGIALRQIFLHVSPGDLGYGSPLLGLYLYTWSAIGFVIIIGLLAIGLLFERAFYGQSSPPGKFIYSLASLFLLLILANGISTFLECGLFICKDNPVHYYLFDSVG, encoded by the coding sequence ATGACACAAAATAAACTGCATCAATTCGCTAATATTTTAGGATTAATCCTTACCTGCATCGTACTCTCTTTTGCCTTTTATCAACAACTAGTCGATCATACCCTTCCTTGTCCATTGTGTCTTTTACAAAGGGTATGTTTTATTGGAGTCGGATTATGCCTTTGTATGAATTTAATGAATGGTATTCGAATCAGTTACTACGGTTTAATGGGTTTGTCTTCCTTGTTAGGACTGGGTATTGCGTTAAGACAAATCTTTCTCCACGTTTCACCAGGTGATTTAGGATACGGCTCGCCACTGCTGGGTTTATATCTTTATACCTGGTCTGCTATAGGTTTTGTTATTATTATTGGACTTTTGGCCATAGGCCTTCTTTTCGAAAGAGCATTTTATGGGCAAAGTTCTCCGCCAGGAAAATTCATTTATAGTTTGGCCAGTCTATTTCTGCTCTTGATTCTTGCCAATGGAATCAGTACATTTCTCGAATGTGGTCTTTTTATATGCAAAGACAATCCTGTTCATTACTATTTATTTGATAGCGTGGGCTAA
- a CDS encoding FAD-dependent monooxygenase gives MAEKLEALVVGAGPVGLFCANELARHGLRCRIIDKKKGLSDKSKALALHIRSLDVFDDCGFIDEVLTQGHRIDGAIFKSGKQPLFDINFAELKDATRNFLIDLPQSQTEAILQQGLIHKGLNVEWETELVEITQHSDSVTALLKHSNGSEEKVQALWIIACDGAHSTLRKLVNAEFKGEVYKQTWWLADLLIDWNLPANKLAMFSSVEGPLACFPIGDKRYRVVMTAEENISHKEPVMADIERVFNKRSQEKAILSDPIWISQFGIAHRQIKHYRHARVFFAGDAAHIHSPMGGQGLNTGIQDIYNLVWKLALVQKGLAKESLLDSYHSERHPIADAVLKKTGVMTTMFMLRNPFLIKLRNNFLKLITSFDFVRRYIVTDLAELAISYAKSPIVKALGKKTAFSIGGFPPDFYLLELQTKEKKSIHDVIRGTMHHLFLFVGHDNSLLSSLVKTATFINQHFQSFMKTHLVLTEESGIFPTNSVFLDAEQIVHQRFAISEATAVLFRPDKYIGLIQCPVEQDALIHYLEEIYVRATQE, from the coding sequence ATGGCTGAAAAGCTAGAGGCATTAGTTGTGGGCGCCGGCCCAGTTGGTTTGTTTTGTGCGAATGAGCTAGCCAGACACGGCTTACGCTGTCGCATAATCGATAAAAAAAAGGGATTAAGTGATAAATCTAAAGCCCTGGCCCTTCATATACGCTCTCTTGATGTATTTGACGATTGCGGTTTTATTGATGAAGTGCTTACTCAAGGACATCGCATTGATGGCGCTATTTTTAAATCGGGTAAACAACCGCTCTTTGATATTAATTTTGCAGAGTTAAAGGATGCCACTCGCAATTTTTTAATTGATTTACCACAAAGTCAAACGGAAGCAATCCTCCAGCAAGGATTAATTCATAAAGGTTTAAACGTGGAGTGGGAAACTGAACTTGTTGAAATTACCCAGCATTCGGATTCAGTCACTGCCTTATTGAAGCACAGTAATGGTAGTGAGGAAAAAGTACAGGCGCTGTGGATTATTGCTTGTGATGGTGCCCATAGTACTCTAAGAAAACTAGTGAATGCAGAATTCAAGGGAGAGGTCTATAAACAAACTTGGTGGCTTGCTGATCTTTTAATTGATTGGAATTTACCCGCCAATAAATTAGCCATGTTCTCTAGCGTTGAAGGCCCTTTGGCTTGTTTTCCTATTGGAGATAAACGATATCGGGTGGTTATGACCGCCGAGGAAAACATTTCGCATAAAGAGCCTGTCATGGCAGACATTGAGCGTGTCTTTAACAAACGAAGCCAGGAAAAGGCAATCCTGTCAGATCCCATCTGGATTAGCCAATTTGGCATTGCTCATCGACAAATCAAGCACTATCGTCATGCTCGCGTCTTCTTTGCTGGTGATGCGGCTCATATCCATAGCCCGATGGGTGGCCAAGGACTTAATACCGGTATCCAGGATATATATAATTTGGTATGGAAGTTGGCTTTAGTACAAAAAGGGCTGGCGAAAGAATCTTTACTTGACAGTTATCATAGCGAACGTCATCCAATCGCCGACGCTGTTTTAAAGAAAACGGGGGTTATGACCACTATGTTTATGCTAAGGAACCCTTTTTTAATAAAACTACGCAATAATTTTCTTAAATTGATCACCTCGTTTGATTTTGTGAGAAGGTACATTGTTACCGATTTGGCTGAATTAGCAATTTCCTATGCCAAAAGCCCCATTGTTAAAGCACTGGGAAAAAAAACTGCCTTCTCCATCGGCGGATTCCCTCCTGATTTCTATCTACTTGAGCTGCAAACCAAAGAAAAAAAATCAATCCATGACGTTATTCGTGGCACGATGCATCATTTATTTTTATTTGTGGGGCACGATAACTCCCTTCTTTCTTCTTTAGTAAAAACGGCAACTTTTATAAATCAGCATTTTCAGTCTTTCATGAAAACTCATTTAGTATTAACGGAAGAAAGCGGCATTTTTCCTACAAATTCAGTTTTTTTAGATGCAGAACAAATCGTGCATCAGCGTTTTGCAATCAGTGAGGCAACAGCAGTCCTTTTTCGCCCGGATAAGTATATTGGTTTAATACAATGTCCTGTGGAGCAAGACGCTTTAATTCATTATCTGGAAGAAATTTATGTAAGGGCGACGCAGGAATAG
- the dut gene encoding dUTP diphosphatase has protein sequence MKKAIQLKILDPRVGDTIELPHYATTGSAGLDLRVCIDKPLQIAPKETVLLPTGIAIYIEDPNLAAVILPRSGLGHKHGIVLGNLVGLIDSDYQGELKISCWNRNQEHFTVNPGDRIAQLIFLPIIHPEFKIVDSFAESSRGVDGFGSSGRA, from the coding sequence ATGAAAAAGGCAATTCAATTAAAAATTTTAGATCCCAGAGTAGGTGACACGATTGAGTTACCACATTACGCGACTACTGGTTCTGCTGGCCTTGATTTGCGTGTTTGTATTGATAAGCCTTTGCAAATTGCACCTAAAGAAACAGTGCTACTGCCCACAGGAATAGCAATTTATATTGAAGATCCTAATTTAGCGGCTGTTATTTTACCGCGCTCTGGCTTAGGACATAAACATGGTATTGTGTTAGGGAATTTGGTAGGACTGATTGATTCTGATTATCAAGGTGAATTAAAAATTTCATGTTGGAATCGCAATCAGGAACATTTTACGGTCAATCCAGGGGATCGTATTGCACAATTGATTTTTCTCCCTATTATTCACCCTGAATTTAAAATTGTAGATTCCTTTGCCGAAAGTAGTCGAGGTGTGGATGGATTTGGCAGTTCAGGGAGAGCATAG
- the rdgB gene encoding RdgB/HAM1 family non-canonical purine NTP pyrophosphatase, with the protein MKELILATSNKGKIAEMTAILSPIRCISQMELGITSPEETGLSFIENAILKARHASLLGKKAALADDSGLVVESLHGEPGIYSARYAGSHATDAANIDLLLDKLTHVPEESRHAYFYCAIAVVMHANDPTPLIATGKFSGRIISTPAGNSGFGYDPIFFVEAMNCTVAQLPAKIKNTISHRAQALNQLRHQLFGNYHD; encoded by the coding sequence ATGAAAGAACTTATTTTAGCAACGAGCAATAAAGGCAAAATTGCCGAGATGACAGCAATTCTTTCTCCAATTCGCTGTATTTCTCAGATGGAGTTGGGAATCACATCTCCCGAAGAAACTGGCTTGAGCTTTATTGAAAATGCCATTCTTAAAGCCAGACATGCTAGTCTTTTGGGCAAAAAAGCAGCCTTAGCTGATGATTCTGGATTAGTTGTTGAAAGCTTGCATGGAGAGCCTGGCATTTACTCCGCTCGTTATGCAGGCTCTCATGCTACTGATGCTGCCAATATTGATTTACTATTAGATAAACTTACTCATGTTCCAGAAGAGAGTCGTCACGCTTATTTTTATTGCGCAATTGCAGTGGTCATGCACGCCAATGACCCTACACCATTAATTGCAACGGGCAAATTTTCAGGTAGAATTATTAGCACGCCAGCAGGAAATAGTGGATTTGGTTATGATCCCATTTTCTTTGTGGAGGCAATGAACTGCACAGTCGCCCAATTACCTGCTAAGATAAAAAATACCATTAGCCACCGCGCTCAAGCATTAAATCAGCTGCGCCACCAACTTTTTGGCAACTATCATGATTAA
- a CDS encoding tetratricopeptide repeat protein, translating into MKAEVDSLFAEAYLLQRQNQLTEAIKLYEKLLDQEPKHTQALHFLGLAYAQLGDINSALGFLHRALEIEPNNASLHNNLANAYKKKNQFAKAISHYTTAIQLAPNYAQAHHNLATLYATQNNYLKALHHYRLAVHAEPDFAAAHFNLGLLLLQNKELEAAKTQFKNVLALHHEHLEAHFYLGVLNLEENLLDEAEQAFQNVLQQDNQHVEALTNLGVIALKREKGQLAVDYFTKALAFDNNHLEARNNLAATFMHHDRFENALMHYDVLLQKAPENCEYLYNSGVAQMALGHLSEAIVHFEAILQQEPRHFAALNNLAAIYLRLEDKNKAKALLELAVAANPKDSSSRHMLSALSDSEVNPKASPEYAANLFNNYALYYDQHMTGPLSYTLPQQIGHLIHQIGFDKVDYALDLGCGTGLSGVVMREVSQHLTGVDLAAKMLAQAKHKCVYDTLVEAEILQFLKQTQQHYELIVAADVLPYFGELDSFFAAIAQRLTISGYLICTVEISEDKPYHLQPTARFSHKPAYLHALANKYGLEVIREEKVKARQQNQQALEEMLFVLQKK; encoded by the coding sequence ATGAAGGCAGAGGTTGATTCATTATTCGCCGAAGCTTATTTGCTCCAGCGGCAAAACCAATTAACAGAAGCAATTAAGCTGTATGAAAAATTATTAGATCAGGAGCCTAAGCACACACAGGCATTGCATTTTCTGGGACTTGCTTATGCTCAACTCGGCGATATAAACTCTGCTCTGGGTTTTCTTCATAGAGCCTTGGAAATTGAACCTAATAACGCCAGTCTTCATAACAATCTCGCCAATGCTTATAAAAAAAAGAACCAATTTGCCAAGGCAATTTCTCATTATACAACAGCGATTCAACTAGCCCCTAATTATGCACAAGCGCATCATAATCTGGCCACTTTATATGCGACTCAAAACAATTACCTAAAAGCATTACACCATTATCGCCTGGCTGTTCACGCAGAACCTGATTTTGCTGCAGCCCACTTTAATTTAGGCTTGTTATTGCTGCAAAATAAAGAGTTAGAAGCAGCCAAAACGCAATTTAAAAATGTTCTTGCGCTACACCATGAGCACCTTGAAGCTCATTTTTATTTAGGCGTGTTAAATCTAGAAGAGAATTTACTCGATGAAGCGGAACAAGCCTTTCAAAATGTTCTGCAACAGGATAATCAGCATGTTGAAGCGTTAACTAATTTAGGCGTTATTGCTTTAAAACGTGAAAAAGGACAATTAGCCGTTGATTATTTCACCAAGGCTTTGGCCTTTGATAATAATCACCTAGAAGCACGCAATAATTTGGCAGCTACTTTTATGCACCACGATCGTTTTGAAAATGCACTAATGCATTATGACGTTCTTCTGCAGAAAGCGCCTGAAAATTGCGAATATCTTTATAATTCTGGAGTCGCACAAATGGCTCTCGGCCATTTAAGTGAGGCAATCGTCCATTTTGAGGCTATTCTACAACAAGAGCCCAGGCATTTTGCGGCTTTGAATAATTTGGCTGCCATTTATCTTCGTCTTGAAGATAAAAATAAAGCGAAAGCGCTGTTGGAATTAGCAGTCGCAGCAAATCCAAAGGATAGTTCAAGCAGGCATATGCTAAGTGCACTAAGTGACAGCGAGGTAAATCCCAAAGCATCTCCTGAGTATGCTGCCAATTTATTTAATAACTATGCTCTATATTATGATCAACATATGACAGGCCCTCTCTCTTATACTCTCCCACAACAAATTGGTCATCTCATTCATCAAATTGGTTTTGATAAAGTGGATTACGCGCTCGACTTAGGTTGTGGCACAGGTTTAAGCGGCGTGGTGATGCGAGAGGTTAGTCAACATTTAACGGGTGTTGATCTTGCTGCAAAAATGCTTGCTCAGGCTAAACATAAATGCGTTTATGACACCTTGGTTGAGGCTGAAATACTCCAATTTCTTAAGCAGACTCAACAACACTACGAATTAATTGTAGCTGCTGATGTGCTTCCCTATTTTGGTGAACTGGATAGCTTTTTTGCTGCCATCGCTCAACGTTTAACTATTTCAGGTTATTTAATTTGTACAGTGGAAATCAGTGAAGATAAACCCTATCATTTACAACCTACTGCGCGTTTTTCTCATAAGCCAGCTTACCTTCATGCTCTGGCGAATAAATATGGGCTTGAAGTTATCCGAGAAGAAAAAGTGAAGGCTCGTCAGCAAAATCAACAAGCCCTTGAAGAAATGCTCTTTGTACTGCAAAAAAAATAA
- a CDS encoding phosphomannomutase/phosphoglucomutase: MVYQQKQIERSVFRAYDIRGIIGKQLDEDAFYSIGLAVSCRLHALKREKIFVARDGRLTSESLVKALQQGLIDSGITVLDLGAIATPMMYFATHTLEVDSGLMVTGSHNPADYNGIKLVLAGRTLVEKDIHHLYDLVMAGTHYQGKGEYHTFDIIPAYTQRIINDIKLKRPLKIVVDCGNGIGGPIIPTVIKALGCEVIPLYCDVDGHFPNHHPDPSVEANLSDLKQAVIHAQADIGIAFDGDADRLGVVTDKGEVIWPDRLLMLYARHLLENTKGATIVYDVKCSSHLGKLIQEAGGIAKMCPTGHSIVKAVMREENAALAGEMSGHLFFKDRWYGFDDALYSACRLLELLSANPQTVSEQFAAIPNSINTPEIKIPIAEEQKFGFMQRFCEQAHFPDAQLITIDGLRVEFAEGWGLLRASNTTPCLVARFEAKDETSLERIQALFREQLRSIDKNLLLSF; the protein is encoded by the coding sequence GTGGTTTACCAACAAAAGCAAATTGAGCGTTCTGTCTTCAGGGCTTATGACATTCGTGGCATTATTGGAAAGCAGCTTGATGAAGATGCATTTTACAGTATTGGTTTAGCTGTAAGCTGCCGCTTGCATGCGTTAAAACGTGAAAAAATTTTTGTGGCTCGTGATGGTCGTTTAACCAGTGAGAGCCTGGTTAAGGCATTACAGCAAGGTTTAATAGACAGTGGGATTACTGTCCTGGATTTAGGTGCGATAGCAACACCGATGATGTATTTTGCTACTCACACTCTTGAAGTTGACAGTGGTTTAATGGTAACCGGAAGTCATAATCCGGCGGATTATAATGGAATAAAACTTGTTCTTGCTGGCAGGACGTTAGTAGAAAAAGATATTCATCATCTTTATGATTTGGTGATGGCAGGTACACATTATCAAGGTAAAGGTGAATATCATACTTTTGATATCATTCCTGCCTATACGCAGCGTATTATTAACGATATCAAACTAAAGCGTCCCTTAAAAATAGTGGTGGATTGTGGTAATGGGATTGGTGGTCCAATTATTCCTACAGTAATTAAAGCATTAGGTTGTGAAGTTATTCCTCTTTACTGTGACGTTGATGGGCATTTTCCCAATCATCATCCAGATCCAAGTGTAGAAGCAAATTTAAGTGATCTAAAGCAAGCAGTTATTCACGCTCAAGCAGATATTGGTATTGCTTTTGATGGTGATGCGGATCGTTTAGGAGTTGTAACTGATAAAGGCGAAGTGATTTGGCCTGATCGCTTGCTTATGTTATATGCTCGCCATCTTTTGGAAAACACCAAGGGAGCAACCATTGTATATGATGTAAAATGCTCGAGCCACCTGGGGAAGTTAATTCAGGAGGCAGGCGGGATAGCTAAAATGTGCCCCACTGGTCATTCTATTGTGAAAGCGGTTATGCGGGAAGAAAATGCGGCGCTGGCTGGTGAAATGAGTGGTCATCTTTTCTTTAAAGATCGCTGGTATGGTTTTGATGACGCCTTGTATAGCGCTTGTCGCTTGCTAGAGCTTCTCAGTGCAAATCCACAAACTGTCAGTGAGCAATTTGCAGCAATTCCTAACAGTATTAATACCCCTGAAATTAAAATTCCTATCGCGGAAGAACAAAAATTTGGTTTCATGCAACGTTTTTGTGAGCAGGCTCATTTTCCTGATGCACAACTGATAACAATTGATGGCTTGCGGGTGGAATTTGCCGAAGGATGGGGATTATTACGAGCTTCGAATACTACACCCTGTCTGGTAGCGCGGTTTGAAGCGAAAGATGAAACAAGTCTTGAGCGTATTCAGGCTTTATTTAGAGAACAGTTGCGCAGTATAGACAAAAATTTGCTTCTCTCTTTTTAA
- the coaBC gene encoding bifunctional phosphopantothenoylcysteine decarboxylase/phosphopantothenate--cysteine ligase CoaBC, with amino-acid sequence MQDLANKKIVLGICGGIAAYKAAYLVRELTCLGADVRVVMTAAAQEFIAPLTLQALSGNEVRTTLFDEQAERAMGHIELARWADYFVIAPASANCLAKMANGLADDLLTTIYLVTETPVIICPAMNRSMWMHSATQLNCAVLKKRGAIIVGPEEGSQACGEEGFGRLSATESIINALRCHEINQLLEGQQLLITAGPTREAIDPVRYLSNHSSGKMGYALAKAAVLAGAKVILITGPTDLNPPAGVEIHCVESAQEMYNAVMANLQEGMIFIGTAAVADYTVASVASEKIKKKADDALTLQLTQTPDILAKVATSGKAAYVVGFAAETNDVIQHAHVKLKNKKADMIIANKVGSGLGFGADYNQVIVVTKDKQLELPYIHKTRLAARIIAILAATIQNDTSLNAEE; translated from the coding sequence ATGCAAGATTTGGCCAATAAAAAAATTGTTTTGGGGATTTGTGGTGGCATCGCTGCTTATAAAGCTGCTTATCTCGTGCGTGAATTAACCTGTTTAGGTGCTGACGTTCGTGTAGTGATGACAGCCGCGGCCCAGGAGTTTATTGCACCTTTAACCTTGCAAGCGCTAAGTGGCAATGAGGTACGCACGACTCTTTTTGATGAACAGGCTGAACGGGCGATGGGTCATATTGAATTGGCACGTTGGGCTGATTATTTTGTAATTGCGCCCGCTTCTGCTAATTGTTTGGCTAAAATGGCCAATGGATTGGCAGATGATTTGCTCACAACAATCTATTTGGTTACTGAGACGCCGGTTATTATTTGTCCTGCTATGAATCGCTCGATGTGGATGCACTCAGCCACCCAACTCAATTGTGCTGTACTGAAAAAACGAGGAGCAATTATTGTAGGGCCAGAGGAAGGCTCTCAAGCCTGTGGTGAAGAGGGATTTGGCCGGTTAAGTGCTACAGAGTCTATTATTAATGCATTACGTTGTCATGAAATAAACCAACTCTTAGAGGGGCAACAATTATTAATTACTGCTGGCCCTACACGTGAAGCTATCGATCCGGTGCGATATTTGAGTAATCATAGCTCAGGCAAGATGGGGTATGCCTTGGCTAAAGCAGCTGTTTTGGCAGGTGCAAAAGTTATTTTAATTACTGGTCCTACTGATTTGAACCCACCTGCCGGTGTTGAAATACACTGTGTTGAATCAGCACAAGAGATGTATAACGCTGTTATGGCTAACTTGCAGGAAGGAATGATTTTCATAGGAACTGCAGCAGTGGCTGATTATACTGTGGCCTCTGTGGCAAGTGAAAAAATAAAAAAGAAAGCCGATGACGCATTAACTCTTCAATTAACACAAACTCCTGATATTCTTGCGAAAGTAGCTACTAGCGGTAAAGCAGCTTATGTAGTGGGTTTTGCAGCAGAAACCAACGATGTGATTCAACATGCACATGTTAAACTAAAAAATAAGAAAGCAGATATGATTATTGCTAATAAAGTGGGTAGCGGTTTAGGATTTGGTGCTGACTATAATCAAGTCATTGTAGTCACCAAAGACAAGCAGCTGGAACTTCCCTATATCCATAAAACGCGTCTTGCTGCAAGGATTATTGCAATCCTGGCAGCAACTATTCAAAATGACACTTCGCTTAACGCAGAGGAATAA